From the Ascaphus truei isolate aAscTru1 chromosome 15, aAscTru1.hap1, whole genome shotgun sequence genome, one window contains:
- the LOC142466686 gene encoding uncharacterized protein LOC142466686, which translates to MEKMRTEQSCNIPINMTENASFNQSRQLINNITASHSHIYILAAATGKDLGESGKSLTLSDEDTQKRTQTGEKPHVCGECGKGFSHLSSLRKHNRTHTGERPHVCGECGKGFNRLSHLDTHMKTHTGERPHVCGECGKGFSDLSHLNIHKRTHTGERPYVCGECGKGFSDLSHLNIHKRTHTGERPHVCGECGKGFSQLSSLNTHKRIHTGERPYVCGECGKGFSVSCSLDTHKRTHTGERPYVCGECGKGFSQLSSLDLHKRIHTGERPYVCGECGKGFSVSSSLNEHKRIHTGERPYACGECGKGFSHLSSLRKHNRTHTGERPHVCGECGKGFSRLTSLNTHKRTHTGERPHVCGECGKGFSDLSYLNTHKRTHTGEKPHVCGECGKGFSHLSSLSKHKRTHTGERPHVCREFGKGFNDLSHLNTHTGETACMWGMWEGI; encoded by the coding sequence atggaaaagatgaggacagaacaatcttgcaacattccaataaatatgacagaaaatgcatctttcaaccagtcaaggcaattaataaacaatataactgcttctcattcacatatatatatattagctgctgccacaggaaaagatcttggagaaagtgggaagagtctgacttTATCAGATGAGGACACACAGAAGAGAACACAGACTGGGGAaaaaccgcatgtatgtggggaatgtgggaagggatttagtcatttatccagcctgaggaaacacaataggacacacacaggggagagaccgcatgtatgtggggaatgtgggaagggatttaatcGGTTATCCCACCTGGACACACACAtgaagacacacacaggggagagaccgcatgtatgtggggaatgtgggaagggatttagtgacttatcccacctgaacatacacaagaggacacacacaggggagagaccgtatgtatgtggggaatgtgggaagggatttagtgacttatcccacctgaacatacacaagaggacacacacaggggagagaccgcatgtatgtggggaatgtgggaagggatttagtcagttatccagcctgaacacacacaagaggatacacacaggggagagaccgtatgtatgtggggaatgtgggaagggatttagtgtgtcatgcagcctggacacacacaagaggacacacacaggggagagaccgtatgtatgtggggaatgtgggaagggatttagtcaattATCCAGCCTGGACTTGCACAAGAGGATACACAccggggagagaccgtatgtatgtggggaatgtgggaagggatttagtgtgtcatccagcctgaacgaacacaagaggatacacacaggggagagaccgtatgcatgtggggaatgtgggaagggatttagtcatttatccagcctgaggaaacacaataggacacacacaggggagagaccacatgtatgtggggaatgtgggaagggatttagtcggttaaccagcctgaacacacacaagaggacacacacaggggagagaccacatgtatgtggggaatgtggaaagggatttagtgatttatcctaccttaacacacacaagaggacacacacaggagagaaaccacatgtatgtggggaatgtgggaagggatttagtcatttaTCCAGCCTGAGTaaacacaagagaacacacacaggggagagaccgcatgtatgtaggGAATTTGGGAAGGGATTTAATgatttatcccacctgaacacacacacgggagaaaccgcatgtatgtggggaatgtgggaagggatttag